In Treponema denticola, one genomic interval encodes:
- a CDS encoding NUDIX hydrolase, with the protein MEKNNEIEWKPADSREILKTRVFSVCEKDSISPEGEKKTFISLKAPSWVIVVPFYKDSSGEDIFVMVQQWRHGSESVCIEFPGGVVDKGEKPEEAALRELLEETGRTPKNIKCLSTLSPNPAIMENSCTVFLAELDSVEGKQHLDEDEFLNILKIPVKKVIQNMGNPPYTHAIMNAALFLYLKEKYFH; encoded by the coding sequence ATGGAAAAGAATAACGAGATTGAATGGAAACCTGCTGATTCCAGAGAAATCTTAAAAACAAGGGTCTTTAGTGTCTGTGAGAAAGACAGCATTTCTCCTGAAGGAGAAAAAAAGACATTTATTTCTCTAAAAGCGCCTAGCTGGGTCATTGTTGTTCCCTTTTATAAAGATTCTTCAGGCGAAGATATTTTTGTGATGGTCCAACAATGGAGGCATGGTTCGGAAAGCGTCTGCATAGAATTTCCCGGAGGGGTTGTTGATAAAGGAGAAAAACCGGAAGAGGCAGCTTTAAGGGAGCTTTTGGAAGAAACCGGCCGCACACCTAAAAATATAAAATGCTTGTCGACACTGTCCCCCAATCCTGCGATAATGGAAAACTCTTGTACCGTTTTTTTAGCTGAGTTAGACAGTGTAGAAGGAAAGCAGCACCTTGATGAAGATGAATTTTTAAATATCCTTAAAATTCCCGTTAAAAAAGTTATTCAAAATATGGGTAATCCGCCCTATACCCATGCTATTATGAATGCAGCCCTTTTTCTATATCTAAAAGAAAAATATTTTCACTGA
- a CDS encoding M42 family metallopeptidase — MNVRYAVEFSKELLQIHSPGGYTKNAIDRIKKEFDSLGIKYTETNKGAIYGTIEGKNTAKHRVVSAHADTLGAMVRQIKPNGCLKLAAIGGIAFNSIEGENLYIITRTGKVITGTGLPEKASVHIFEAIEKEERNLETFEVRLDAETHSKEETLALGINIGDFVAFEPRTIETEDGYIKSRHLDDKACVGMLFAACKALKEKGDKPAYTTHFFISNYEEIGHGFYGIPKECFEVLALDIGTVGGEQNSDEHAVTIIAKDSRTPYDFGFRHRLEDLAIQNKINYRTDVMFRYGSDASMYVMQGFDINFACMGPGVSATHHYERTHIDSYKETINLLYAYLMSE, encoded by the coding sequence ATGAATGTCAGATATGCTGTCGAGTTTTCAAAAGAACTTTTACAAATACACAGTCCCGGAGGCTATACAAAGAATGCCATAGACCGAATAAAAAAAGAATTTGATTCTTTAGGCATAAAATATACGGAAACAAATAAGGGTGCTATTTACGGCACTATCGAAGGAAAAAATACGGCTAAGCATAGAGTCGTTTCAGCCCACGCAGATACCCTCGGCGCTATGGTGCGCCAAATAAAGCCTAACGGCTGCTTAAAGCTTGCTGCCATTGGAGGCATAGCCTTTAACAGCATCGAGGGAGAAAATCTTTACATAATTACAAGAACGGGAAAGGTTATCACCGGCACAGGTCTTCCCGAAAAAGCCTCTGTTCATATTTTTGAAGCTATAGAAAAAGAAGAAAGAAACTTAGAAACCTTTGAAGTGCGCCTTGATGCGGAAACTCACTCAAAGGAAGAAACACTGGCTCTCGGCATAAACATAGGAGACTTTGTCGCCTTTGAACCCCGCACAATCGAAACCGAGGACGGCTACATAAAATCCCGTCATTTGGATGATAAGGCCTGTGTTGGTATGCTTTTTGCCGCTTGTAAGGCCCTTAAAGAAAAGGGAGACAAACCGGCCTACACCACCCACTTTTTTATAAGCAATTATGAAGAAATAGGGCACGGTTTTTACGGTATTCCTAAAGAATGTTTTGAAGTACTAGCCCTGGATATCGGAACAGTCGGAGGCGAGCAAAATTCGGATGAACACGCAGTAACAATCATCGCTAAAGATTCACGCACACCCTACGATTTCGGCTTTAGACATAGGCTTGAAGATCTTGCTATTCAAAATAAAATCAACTACAGAACCGATGTTATGTTTAGATACGGCTCGGATGCAAGTATGTATGTAATGCAGGGATTCGATATAAACTTTGCCTGTATGGGTCCGGGAGTAAGTGCTACCCACCACTATGAAAGAACCCATATAGACTCCTACAAAGAAACTATAAACCTCTTATACGCTTATTTAATGAGTGAATAG
- a CDS encoding peroxiredoxin, translating to MEQMTMNMPLLGDDFPQLAVSTTHGPMKLPCDLKGSWFVLFSHPADFTPVCTTEFVAFQKLMPEFEKLGVKLIGLSIDQIQSHLKWIEWIKEKLGVEITFPVIAANDSIANKIGLLHPGKGTNTVRAVFIVDPNGKVRLVLYYPQEIGRNMEEIVRAVKALQTSDKNKVALPADWPNNGLIKDRAIVPPPPTEEEAKKRLKEYDGYDFWFCYKSL from the coding sequence ATGGAACAAATGACAATGAATATGCCTCTTTTAGGAGATGACTTTCCTCAGTTAGCGGTTTCAACAACACACGGACCTATGAAGCTTCCTTGTGATCTTAAAGGCAGTTGGTTTGTGCTTTTTAGCCATCCTGCCGATTTTACTCCCGTATGTACTACGGAATTTGTGGCTTTTCAAAAACTCATGCCTGAGTTTGAAAAACTCGGTGTAAAACTAATCGGTCTTTCAATAGATCAAATACAGAGCCATTTAAAATGGATTGAATGGATTAAGGAAAAGCTCGGTGTAGAGATTACCTTCCCTGTAATTGCTGCAAATGACAGCATTGCAAATAAGATCGGTCTCCTGCACCCCGGAAAAGGCACAAATACTGTCCGTGCAGTATTTATCGTAGACCCCAATGGAAAGGTAAGACTTGTCCTTTACTATCCTCAGGAAATCGGCCGAAACATGGAAGAAATCGTTAGAGCCGTTAAAGCTCTGCAAACCTCCGATAAGAATAAGGTTGCTTTGCCTGCCGATTGGCCTAATAACGGTCTTATCAAGGACAGAGCTATCGTTCCCCCGCCTCCCACAGAAGAGGAAGCTAAAAAACGCTTAAAGGAATATGACGGTTACGATTTCTGGTTCTGCTACAAATCTTTATAA
- a CDS encoding lysoplasmalogenase: MYNECLDPLCIAALALFLVISIIHLIKCFQQRQKWADMTKFMLMPALLLFFLAFSFVSIKTFSILNVLIIIALVFSFLGDAILLFDREKQNFALGILFFAITQISYIVFAILGAKVEYIPIIPGIIAAVIFLAAIVYIIMRTKKHLKGLKPIVITYGLIISSMSWLFIVFAFANPSLGLILAAIGSVLFLISDTMVSAKYFFGGKAGMRFLIMKTYILAQLLIVLGAIGIIGA, from the coding sequence ATGTATAATGAATGTTTAGATCCTTTGTGTATTGCAGCCCTTGCTTTGTTTTTAGTTATTTCGATTATTCATTTAATCAAGTGCTTTCAGCAAAGACAAAAATGGGCTGATATGACAAAATTTATGCTGATGCCGGCCCTTCTTTTATTCTTTTTGGCCTTCAGCTTTGTAAGTATTAAAACATTTTCAATATTGAATGTTTTAATAATAATTGCTTTGGTTTTCAGTTTTTTGGGAGATGCAATACTTCTTTTTGATAGAGAAAAACAGAATTTTGCTCTTGGTATCTTATTTTTTGCAATTACACAAATATCTTATATAGTTTTTGCAATACTCGGTGCTAAGGTTGAATACATTCCCATTATCCCCGGAATCATAGCGGCAGTGATCTTTTTAGCGGCAATTGTTTATATTATAATGAGAACAAAAAAACACTTAAAAGGGCTTAAACCTATTGTAATAACTTATGGGCTTATAATCTCATCAATGAGCTGGCTATTTATAGTTTTTGCCTTTGCAAATCCGTCCTTAGGGCTTATATTGGCTGCTATAGGAAGTGTTTTGTTTCTTATATCGGATACTATGGTTTCAGCCAAATACTTTTTCGGCGGCAAGGCCGGAATGCGCTTTCTTATTATGAAAACCTATATTCTTGCCCAACTTTTAATCGTATTAGGAGCTATAGGAATTATAGGAGCCTAA
- the dusB gene encoding tRNA dihydrouridine synthase DusB yields MEEFLYKPVSIGGLLLSGNIFLAPVAGYSDKAFRSICVDCGADFTYTEMVSSEALVRDSDKTESLIGRAPNEKAYAVQIFGSNPEYMAKTAVIIAEKYSPECIDINSGCPMAKITKNGAGSALMTDIPLLYRIVKAVNDAMTPYKIPVTLKIRSGFTADKLNWKEAASAAIDAGVKMLTLHPRTRSQVYSGKADWNILAELVQFAKPYQIPIFGSGDLFSPEDAKKMLEETGCAGIMFARGAMGNPLIFTQTRELLTNGTYGEISTEQKIRTGFKELVFLCDEKGEEKGCREMRKRFAAYTKGIPDGSRLRQELVQASTIAEYKTIIQRIL; encoded by the coding sequence ATGGAAGAATTTCTTTACAAGCCCGTCTCAATAGGCGGGCTTCTTTTATCGGGGAACATCTTTTTAGCCCCTGTTGCAGGCTACTCCGACAAGGCATTCCGTTCCATCTGCGTGGACTGCGGTGCGGATTTTACATACACCGAAATGGTATCCTCGGAAGCCCTCGTGAGGGATTCCGATAAAACCGAAAGCCTCATAGGAAGAGCTCCTAACGAAAAAGCTTATGCCGTACAGATTTTCGGCTCAAACCCCGAATATATGGCAAAAACAGCCGTCATAATCGCCGAAAAATATTCTCCCGAATGTATCGACATAAATTCGGGCTGCCCCATGGCAAAGATTACCAAAAACGGTGCCGGATCAGCTTTGATGACGGACATTCCTCTTTTGTACAGGATTGTAAAGGCCGTAAACGATGCTATGACCCCTTATAAGATCCCCGTAACCCTTAAAATACGCTCAGGCTTTACCGCCGACAAACTTAACTGGAAAGAAGCAGCCTCAGCCGCCATAGATGCAGGGGTTAAAATGCTCACCCTTCATCCCCGTACCCGCTCACAGGTGTATTCGGGCAAGGCCGATTGGAACATCCTTGCTGAGCTGGTTCAATTTGCAAAGCCTTATCAAATTCCGATTTTCGGATCGGGAGATTTGTTTTCGCCTGAAGATGCAAAAAAAATGCTTGAAGAAACAGGTTGTGCAGGCATAATGTTTGCCCGCGGTGCTATGGGCAACCCTTTAATTTTTACCCAAACAAGGGAGCTCTTGACCAATGGAACATACGGCGAAATAAGCACGGAACAAAAAATCCGTACCGGCTTTAAAGAGCTCGTCTTTTTATGCGATGAAAAAGGAGAAGAAAAAGGCTGCCGCGAAATGCGTAAACGCTTTGCCGCCTACACCAAAGGAATACCCGACGGCTCTCGCCTCCGCCAAGAATTGGTACAAGCCTCAACAATAGCGGAGTATAAAACCATAATTCAAAGAATTCTTTAG
- the folD gene encoding bifunctional methylenetetrahydrofolate dehydrogenase/methenyltetrahydrofolate cyclohydrolase FolD, translating to MSAKIIDGARIAADLRADIAKDVEKIKAKGVQPTLAVILVGNDPASQSYVKGKTNALHEVGMNDRTFRLPETTTQDELLKLIKELNADKLINGILVQLPLPKQIDPDAVIEAINPEKDVDGFHPVNVGKLLLGHDTFIPCTPHGVIHLLKRTGVETKGAKVVIVGRSNIVGKPLSVLMMNKDVNATVTVCHSGTKNLAEVTKEADILVAAMGKPQFIKADMIKKGAVVIDVGVNRIDDSTKKSGFRLVGDVDFEPACEIASAITPVPKGVGPMTIAMLVANTLIAAKRQNGLE from the coding sequence ATGAGTGCAAAAATTATTGACGGTGCCCGGATAGCGGCAGACTTAAGGGCCGATATTGCAAAAGACGTTGAAAAAATAAAGGCAAAGGGAGTTCAGCCCACCTTAGCCGTTATTTTGGTAGGAAATGACCCTGCATCCCAATCCTATGTAAAGGGAAAGACAAATGCTCTCCACGAGGTAGGAATGAATGACAGGACATTCAGGCTTCCGGAAACTACTACACAGGATGAATTACTAAAACTTATCAAAGAGCTGAATGCCGATAAACTTATAAACGGTATTTTAGTGCAGTTACCTTTACCCAAACAGATTGATCCCGATGCTGTAATCGAAGCTATTAATCCCGAAAAAGACGTAGACGGATTCCATCCTGTAAATGTCGGAAAACTTCTTTTGGGACACGATACCTTTATTCCTTGCACCCCCCACGGTGTAATTCATCTTTTAAAGAGAACCGGAGTTGAAACAAAAGGTGCAAAGGTTGTAATTGTAGGCCGCTCCAATATCGTTGGGAAACCTCTTTCCGTTTTGATGATGAATAAGGATGTAAACGCAACAGTAACCGTTTGTCACAGCGGTACAAAAAATTTGGCGGAAGTTACAAAAGAGGCTGATATACTGGTTGCAGCTATGGGAAAACCCCAGTTTATCAAAGCCGATATGATTAAAAAAGGAGCTGTCGTCATAGATGTAGGTGTAAACCGGATTGATGATAGTACCAAAAAAAGCGGCTTTAGGCTTGTAGGCGATGTTGACTTTGAGCCTGCCTGTGAAATTGCCTCTGCAATAACGCCTGTTCCAAAAGGAGTAGGCCCCATGACCATCGCCATGCTTGTTGCAAATACCCTTATCGCAGCAAAAAGGCAAAACGGTTTGGAATAA
- a CDS encoding LysM peptidoglycan-binding domain-containing protein yields the protein MKNILKILTLLTVFSFIFTSCGTPPAPPPKEKPAPVVVEEPAPEVKPEPTPEPEPAPVVEEPRDVPVKEYVVVQGDTLSEIALKFYGTREKAYYFPIIMAINPGIVKHPDKLAPKTKLLIPDFELFMKHSPSKMLARPEFEKCIKIYEDEGKSGVAESLRRRLKEL from the coding sequence ATGAAAAACATTTTGAAAATTTTGACCTTATTGACTGTTTTTTCTTTTATCTTTACGAGCTGCGGAACACCTCCGGCTCCTCCTCCCAAAGAAAAACCGGCACCTGTAGTTGTAGAAGAACCTGCACCGGAAGTAAAACCTGAACCTACCCCCGAACCGGAACCAGCACCCGTTGTCGAAGAACCTCGGGATGTTCCTGTAAAGGAATATGTAGTAGTACAAGGAGATACTCTATCCGAAATTGCTTTAAAATTTTACGGAACAAGAGAAAAAGCTTACTACTTCCCCATAATTATGGCAATTAACCCCGGTATAGTTAAACATCCGGATAAACTTGCACCTAAGACCAAGCTTTTAATCCCTGATTTTGAACTTTTTATGAAACACTCGCCTTCAAAAATGCTTGCAAGACCTGAGTTTGAAAAATGTATCAAAATTTATGAGGATGAAGGAAAATCCGGAGTAGCAGAATCTTTAAGACGACGGCTTAAAGAGCTTTAA
- a CDS encoding formate--tetrahydrofolate ligase codes for MKTDIEIAREAKLNKIAEIADGLGIHDDNVIPYGKYIAKVPYSVIDDAKVKKNNLILVTAITPTKAGIGKTTVSIGLALGLNKIGKKAVAALREPSLGPCFGMKGGAAGGGYAQVLPMEDINLHFTGDFHAITSAHNMISALFDNYIFRTQGTPKAIKKILWKRVLDVNDRNLRQIVTGLGDGNGVVMESGFDITPASEIMAIFCLAKDIEDLRRRIENIILGYDTEDKAVTVKDLGIAGSIVVLLKNAINPNLVQTTENTPAFIHGGPFANIAHGCNSVIATKTALTYGEYVITEAGFAADLGAEKFFDIKCRKAGLNPKLTVIAATTGGLKMHGDVPEKEISKPNAEALKKGLANLDKHIENMKKFGQTVVVALNRYGYDIDSELDLVKKHCEAQGVGFAVNNAFVEGGKGAVALAELVVKTIETNPSKPLKFVYEDKDPIKTKIGKICKEIYGAADVTYSGAADKMIKKIEEAGMANFPVCVAKTQYSFSADPKLYGVPTGFEMNVRDIVLNSGSEMIVAIMGDMMRMPGLPKDPQAVRIDLVNGNIEGLS; via the coding sequence ATGAAAACTGATATAGAAATAGCTAGAGAAGCGAAGCTAAACAAAATCGCTGAAATTGCAGACGGCTTAGGGATTCATGACGACAATGTCATTCCCTATGGAAAGTACATAGCCAAGGTTCCCTATAGCGTTATAGATGATGCAAAGGTAAAAAAGAATAATTTAATCCTTGTTACCGCCATCACGCCTACAAAGGCGGGAATCGGGAAAACGACCGTATCAATCGGTCTTGCCCTGGGCTTAAACAAAATCGGGAAAAAGGCTGTTGCAGCCTTGAGAGAACCTTCTTTAGGACCTTGTTTCGGTATGAAGGGAGGTGCTGCAGGAGGGGGCTATGCCCAAGTTTTGCCTATGGAAGACATTAACCTCCACTTTACCGGAGACTTCCATGCTATCACTTCGGCCCATAACATGATAAGCGCCCTTTTTGACAACTACATCTTCAGAACTCAAGGGACTCCAAAGGCTATTAAAAAAATCCTTTGGAAGAGGGTCTTGGACGTAAACGACAGAAACTTGCGCCAAATTGTTACCGGATTAGGAGACGGGAACGGCGTGGTTATGGAATCGGGCTTCGATATTACCCCGGCTTCCGAAATTATGGCTATTTTCTGCCTTGCAAAGGATATTGAAGATCTTCGCCGAAGAATCGAAAACATTATTCTGGGCTATGATACGGAAGATAAGGCTGTAACCGTAAAGGATTTAGGAATTGCAGGTTCAATCGTAGTTCTTTTAAAGAATGCGATTAACCCCAACCTTGTACAAACAACGGAAAATACCCCCGCCTTTATCCACGGCGGCCCCTTTGCAAACATCGCTCACGGATGTAACTCGGTAATTGCAACAAAAACAGCGCTTACCTACGGAGAATATGTAATTACCGAAGCAGGCTTCGCTGCAGACCTCGGTGCCGAAAAATTCTTCGATATCAAGTGCCGAAAAGCAGGTTTAAATCCGAAATTGACTGTAATTGCGGCTACTACAGGCGGTTTAAAAATGCACGGAGATGTTCCCGAAAAGGAAATATCCAAGCCCAATGCAGAAGCCCTCAAAAAAGGTCTCGCCAACTTGGATAAGCACATCGAAAATATGAAAAAATTCGGACAAACCGTAGTTGTAGCCCTCAACCGATACGGATACGACATTGACTCCGAATTGGATCTGGTTAAAAAGCACTGTGAAGCCCAAGGTGTAGGCTTTGCTGTCAACAATGCCTTTGTTGAAGGAGGAAAGGGCGCTGTTGCACTTGCCGAGCTTGTTGTAAAGACAATCGAAACTAATCCGTCGAAGCCCTTAAAATTCGTTTACGAAGATAAGGATCCCATAAAAACAAAGATAGGAAAAATCTGTAAAGAAATCTACGGTGCCGCTGATGTTACTTATTCGGGAGCTGCCGATAAGATGATTAAAAAGATTGAAGAAGCCGGAATGGCAAACTTCCCGGTTTGTGTTGCAAAAACACAGTATTCATTCTCGGCAGACCCTAAACTTTACGGAGTTCCTACAGGCTTTGAAATGAATGTCAGGGACATCGTTTTAAATTCCGGTTCTGAAATGATTGTAGCCATTATGGGAGACATGATGAGAATGCCGGGGCTTCCGAAAGATCCGCAGGCCGTCAGAATTGACCTTGTAAACGGAAATATTGAAGGCTTATCATAA
- a CDS encoding TP0733 family outer membrane beta-barrel protein, giving the protein MKRFIFCIFIICVFFTHVTAQEESENSPNKGIDGAVVFQPVRQGDTFMKIGLSLGVPLFNTSNTKFAVNPRIYPGGSINIGFSYYVLNGFSLGGSLSFHFYPTIAKNLYFAVPITFDMAYTFAKGKWRFPLGGGVGAAFQSYNGNGGRYFGMLFKFDAGVYYQYSPEWSFGGDVSWNVLPQWYKDTTHNRTGNILGISFAARYHF; this is encoded by the coding sequence GTGAAACGATTTATTTTCTGTATTTTTATTATCTGTGTTTTTTTTACTCATGTTACGGCTCAAGAAGAGAGTGAAAATTCTCCAAATAAGGGGATTGATGGGGCGGTTGTATTTCAGCCTGTACGGCAAGGCGATACATTTATGAAAATAGGCTTATCCTTAGGAGTTCCTTTATTTAATACTTCTAATACCAAGTTCGCCGTTAATCCCCGGATATATCCCGGAGGGTCGATAAATATCGGCTTTAGTTATTATGTACTGAACGGCTTCTCATTGGGCGGGAGTTTGAGCTTTCATTTTTATCCTACAATTGCAAAGAATTTATATTTTGCAGTTCCAATCACCTTTGATATGGCTTATACCTTTGCTAAAGGAAAATGGCGTTTCCCTTTAGGAGGAGGCGTGGGAGCTGCTTTTCAATCTTATAATGGGAACGGCGGTAGATATTTTGGAATGCTTTTTAAATTTGATGCGGGGGTATACTATCAATATTCGCCGGAATGGTCCTTTGGAGGAGATGTATCATGGAATGTTTTACCTCAATGGTATAAGGATACAACCCATAATAGAACCGGTAATATTCTAGGAATTAGTTTTGCTGCCCGGTATCACTTTTAA
- a CDS encoding carbon starvation CstA family protein codes for MLTFFICLAILIVGHFVYGKYVQKVFGISSAPTPAISKQDGVDYVPLSTGRVFLIQLLNIAGLGPIFGAISGALWGASAFFWIGLGTIFAGGVHDYLSGMISERHEGASISELSGVYLGPIMKFIMRVFAVVLLIFVGTVFMKGPADLLAKLTPEKFGSTFWLIIVLAYYFLATILPVDKIIGKIYPVFGIVLIIMALGIGAGILFNAFRGTMTIPEFSLANVHPSNLPRWPLLFITIACGAISGFHATQSPLMARCIKSEADGHKVFYGAMVGEGIIALVWAAAGMTFYYGTGGLQEALNTLGGPAGVVYDISFKLLGGIGGFLAVLGVIACPITSGDTAFRSARLTLADWFKVDQKPISKRLLLAIPLLAIGGLLSQINFNIIWRYFAWSNQTLAMIALWVGAMYLFLNKKNFIIALVPATFMTAVSVTYILMAPEGFRLDKMISYPIGIAAALICLGSFIFVIMRKKKNGTDVPPIPAPSV; via the coding sequence ATGCTTACATTTTTTATCTGTTTGGCAATACTTATTGTAGGACATTTTGTTTATGGAAAATATGTCCAAAAAGTATTTGGTATTTCTTCTGCGCCGACACCGGCAATATCTAAGCAGGACGGGGTAGACTATGTTCCTCTGTCGACAGGCCGCGTATTTTTGATTCAATTATTGAATATAGCGGGATTAGGGCCGATTTTTGGAGCAATTTCGGGGGCTCTTTGGGGAGCTTCTGCTTTCTTTTGGATCGGGCTTGGAACGATTTTTGCGGGAGGAGTGCATGATTACCTTTCGGGAATGATTTCCGAAAGACATGAGGGTGCTAGTATTTCAGAGCTTTCGGGCGTGTATTTGGGCCCGATTATGAAATTTATCATGAGAGTTTTTGCCGTTGTTTTACTTATATTTGTAGGTACGGTTTTTATGAAAGGGCCTGCAGATCTTTTAGCAAAACTCACACCGGAAAAATTCGGCTCGACATTTTGGCTGATTATTGTTCTTGCTTATTATTTCCTTGCTACAATTTTACCGGTAGACAAGATTATCGGAAAGATTTATCCGGTTTTCGGTATTGTTCTTATAATTATGGCCTTGGGTATCGGCGCCGGTATTCTTTTTAATGCTTTCCGCGGAACAATGACCATTCCCGAATTTTCATTGGCTAATGTTCATCCTTCCAATTTACCGCGTTGGCCATTGCTCTTTATTACCATTGCTTGCGGTGCTATTTCAGGATTCCATGCAACTCAGTCTCCTTTAATGGCCCGTTGTATTAAATCCGAAGCTGACGGACACAAGGTATTTTATGGTGCAATGGTAGGTGAAGGAATTATTGCCCTTGTTTGGGCTGCAGCCGGTATGACATTCTATTATGGAACGGGAGGACTGCAAGAAGCTCTTAACACATTGGGCGGCCCTGCAGGTGTTGTCTACGATATTTCATTTAAGTTATTGGGTGGTATCGGAGGTTTCTTGGCAGTATTGGGCGTTATTGCATGTCCTATAACATCAGGAGATACGGCATTTAGAAGTGCCCGTTTAACTCTTGCCGACTGGTTCAAGGTAGATCAAAAACCGATTAGTAAAAGACTTCTATTGGCTATTCCTCTTTTAGCTATAGGAGGTCTTCTGTCCCAAATAAACTTTAATATTATTTGGCGGTATTTTGCATGGTCAAATCAAACTTTGGCAATGATTGCATTATGGGTAGGAGCGATGTATCTATTCTTAAACAAGAAGAATTTTATCATTGCCTTGGTTCCGGCGACTTTTATGACAGCTGTTTCGGTTACATATATTTTAATGGCCCCTGAAGGATTTAGGCTTGATAAGATGATTTCTTATCCCATAGGAATTGCTGCTGCTCTTATCTGTTTGGGCTCCTTTATATTTGTAATTATGAGAAAAAAGAAAAACGGTACGGATGTGCCGCCTATACCGGCTCCATCAGTTTAA
- a CDS encoding TatD family hydrolase → MQIFDTHAHVGLIYSDPIEQLRVVQEARQGSVTRIVSICNSLHDFSKVYETLRFSPAVYHAVGVSPSEVTSPGKDWQKTIEESLKLPNVVAVGEIGLDYCKKYGDKRSQIELFIAQLDIASKAGFPVIIHNREAGKDLLDILKERIPKEGGVLHCYSEDDIYAKEALKLPLYFSFAGNLTYRNARNLHDTVLALPLDRIVVESESPFMPPSVYRGQRNMPANTIETVKFMAEMLGKDIEELADQLWKNSCKLFRLPE, encoded by the coding sequence ATGCAGATTTTTGATACTCATGCTCATGTCGGGTTGATCTATTCCGATCCGATTGAGCAATTACGCGTTGTGCAGGAAGCCCGCCAAGGCTCTGTAACGAGAATAGTAAGTATATGTAACAGTTTACACGACTTTTCCAAGGTGTATGAAACTCTTAGGTTTTCACCGGCGGTATACCATGCCGTAGGTGTATCTCCGTCTGAAGTTACATCTCCCGGAAAAGACTGGCAAAAAACAATAGAAGAAAGCTTAAAATTACCCAATGTAGTGGCTGTAGGAGAAATAGGCCTTGATTATTGCAAAAAATACGGAGACAAACGCTCCCAGATTGAGCTTTTTATAGCCCAGCTTGACATTGCCTCAAAGGCAGGTTTTCCGGTAATTATTCACAATAGAGAAGCCGGAAAAGATCTTCTTGATATCTTAAAGGAAAGGATTCCCAAAGAAGGAGGCGTTTTACATTGCTATTCAGAAGACGATATTTATGCAAAAGAAGCCTTAAAGCTTCCTCTGTACTTCTCCTTTGCAGGAAATTTGACTTACCGCAATGCAAGAAATTTGCATGATACGGTTTTAGCCCTTCCCCTTGACCGTATCGTAGTCGAATCCGAAAGCCCTTTTATGCCCCCATCGGTATATCGCGGCCAAAGAAATATGCCGGCCAACACCATCGAAACCGTGAAGTTTATGGCGGAAATGCTGGGTAAAGATATTGAAGAACTTGCCGATCAACTTTGGAAAAACAGCTGTAAGCTCTTCCGGCTGCCCGAATAA